From Amycolatopsis sp. cg9, one genomic window encodes:
- a CDS encoding D-2-hydroxyacid dehydrogenase family protein: MRIAILDDYQNVALTFGDWDSLKADITVFTEPLADVVAQLQGFEVIVAMRERTRFPADVLDRLPDLKLLVSTGPRNAAIDVPAARRNGVVVSRTGYLGEPTAEHTWALILAAARNLPREFRSMREGGWQTTVGTMLHGKTLGLLGLGRLGAGAAKIGQAFGMETIAWSQNLTQEKADPHGVTAVSKAELFARSDVLSIHLVLSDRTRGLVGAPELAAMKPSAMLVNTSRGPIVDEAALVDALRREEIRVAALDVYDVEPFPADHPLRTLDNAVLTPHLGFVARETYEIFYGDAVEDIAAYQAGEPIRLME, encoded by the coding sequence ATGCGCATCGCGATCCTCGACGACTACCAGAACGTCGCGCTCACCTTCGGCGACTGGGATTCGCTGAAGGCCGACATCACGGTCTTCACCGAGCCCCTCGCCGACGTCGTGGCGCAGCTCCAGGGCTTCGAAGTGATCGTCGCGATGCGCGAGCGCACCCGGTTCCCGGCGGACGTGCTCGACCGGCTGCCGGACCTGAAGCTGCTGGTCAGCACCGGCCCGCGCAACGCGGCCATCGACGTCCCGGCCGCGCGGCGCAACGGCGTCGTCGTGTCCCGGACCGGCTACCTGGGCGAGCCGACCGCCGAGCACACCTGGGCGCTGATCCTCGCCGCGGCGCGGAACCTGCCGCGCGAGTTCCGGTCCATGCGGGAGGGTGGCTGGCAGACGACCGTCGGCACCATGCTGCACGGCAAGACGCTGGGCCTGCTCGGCCTCGGCAGGCTCGGCGCGGGCGCGGCGAAGATCGGGCAGGCCTTCGGGATGGAGACCATCGCCTGGAGCCAGAACCTGACCCAGGAGAAGGCGGACCCGCACGGCGTCACGGCGGTGTCCAAAGCGGAGCTGTTCGCGCGGTCGGACGTGCTGTCGATCCACCTGGTGCTCAGCGACCGCACCCGCGGCCTGGTCGGCGCGCCCGAACTCGCCGCGATGAAGCCGAGTGCGATGCTGGTGAACACCTCGCGCGGCCCCATCGTCGACGAGGCCGCGTTGGTGGATGCGTTGCGGCGCGAGGAGATCCGGGTCGCGGCGCTGGACGTCTACGACGTCGAGCCGTTCCCGGCCGACCATCCACTGAGGACGCTCGACAACGCCGTCCTGACGCCGCACCTCGGTTTCGTCGCGCGCGAGACCTACGAGATCTTCTACGGCGACGCGGTCGAAGACATCGCGGCTTACCAGGCGGGGGAACCGATCCGGCTGATGGAGTAG
- a CDS encoding GntR family transcriptional regulator, translated as MSAAAHVPPPDRVVNGPTPKHAQLREILRRTVERELPPGAPIPSERELAQRYGVSRLTVRSAIGKLVEEGLLARVRGKGTFTAARRMELQLYLMSFTDDMRRRGLTPTTEVVSAATEVPPTASAHALGLAEGTPAHHLVRLRHADGVPLAVERGWYHAGRAPGLLELDLTQSLYAQLAETYDVRPDQAWQTVWAEGADRETARLLGMRAGSPLLVFRRVSSANGDPIEDITSWYRGDHYQVTMQLDRNTPEPGQPPHYGGSR; from the coding sequence ATGAGCGCGGCCGCGCACGTCCCGCCACCCGACCGGGTCGTCAACGGGCCCACGCCCAAGCACGCCCAGCTGCGGGAAATCCTCCGCCGCACGGTGGAGCGGGAGCTCCCGCCGGGTGCGCCGATCCCGTCGGAACGCGAGCTGGCCCAGCGCTACGGCGTGTCGCGGCTCACGGTCAGATCGGCGATCGGCAAGCTGGTCGAAGAGGGTCTGCTCGCCCGGGTCCGCGGCAAGGGCACCTTCACCGCGGCCCGGCGGATGGAACTGCAGCTCTACCTCATGTCGTTCACCGACGACATGCGGCGGCGGGGGCTGACCCCGACGACCGAGGTGGTGTCGGCCGCCACCGAGGTTCCGCCCACCGCCTCCGCGCACGCCCTCGGCCTGGCCGAGGGCACTCCCGCGCACCACCTGGTGCGGCTGCGCCACGCCGACGGCGTGCCCCTGGCCGTCGAGCGCGGCTGGTACCACGCGGGCCGGGCTCCCGGCCTGCTCGAGCTCGACCTGACCCAGTCGCTCTACGCGCAGCTGGCCGAGACGTACGACGTGCGTCCCGACCAGGCGTGGCAGACGGTCTGGGCGGAAGGGGCGGACCGCGAGACGGCCCGGCTGCTCGGCATGCGCGCCGGCAGCCCGCTGCTCGTGTTCCGCAGGGTCTCCAGCGCGAACGGCGACCCGATCGAAGACATCACTTCCTGGTACCGGGGAGATCACTACCAGGTGACCATGCAGTTGGACCGGAACACCCCGGAACCCGGTCAACCACCCCACTATGGAGGATCCAGATGA
- a CDS encoding alpha/beta hydrolase, translating into MKRVLLAAVLLAAACSAPQAAPAPVAPPKAAEAPPALGTNGAAVPALRWTPCHGQFQCAGAAVPLSYREPKGASITLSVIRLPASDPGRRLGSLFFNFGGPGADGVGELTRFAARYPEELRARFDLVSFDPRGIGGSSPVSCPGADHLPPAGSPLRQPDAFFAASAATGRACAASGALLSHLSTANVARDLELLRQAVGDPALNFYGYSYGTYLGGTYANLFPDKVRAMTLDGTLDLVANATGKPGQEKQPVDVRADVAGAQQLELDQFFAACAAAGPKCAFSAGDPKQRFAGIFSRASHGPGVGSLMRTVDSALYQSGRWKRLAQTLAAMPADPGPAAPVLDPYVPTHSPGFLAVQCVDSDNPSSVADYTSLAARESARQPYFGLGPVFSMAQCVGWPAHDADRYPGPWNRPRKNPVLVLNNRFDPATPLHNAEATAAELGDGRVLVVEGYGHTSLDAPSACASAAVVRYLTELAAPAEGTTCAPDVVPFS; encoded by the coding sequence GTGAAGCGGGTCCTCCTCGCGGCCGTCCTGCTGGCCGCCGCCTGCAGCGCGCCCCAAGCCGCGCCGGCGCCCGTAGCCCCACCGAAAGCCGCCGAGGCTCCCCCGGCGCTGGGCACGAACGGCGCCGCCGTGCCCGCGCTGCGCTGGACGCCGTGCCACGGGCAGTTCCAGTGCGCGGGCGCGGCCGTGCCGCTGAGCTACCGCGAGCCGAAAGGCGCCTCGATCACGCTCTCGGTGATCCGGCTGCCGGCGAGCGACCCCGGACGGCGGCTCGGCTCGCTGTTCTTCAACTTCGGCGGCCCGGGCGCCGACGGCGTCGGTGAGCTGACGCGGTTCGCCGCCCGCTACCCCGAAGAGCTGCGCGCCCGGTTCGACCTGGTGAGCTTCGACCCGCGCGGGATCGGCGGGTCGTCCCCGGTCAGCTGCCCCGGCGCCGACCACCTGCCGCCCGCCGGGTCGCCGCTGCGGCAGCCGGACGCGTTCTTCGCCGCGAGCGCGGCCACCGGCCGGGCCTGCGCCGCTTCCGGTGCCCTGCTGAGCCATTTGTCGACCGCGAACGTGGCGCGGGACCTGGAGCTGCTGCGCCAGGCCGTCGGCGACCCGGCGCTGAACTTCTACGGCTACTCCTACGGCACGTACCTGGGCGGCACGTACGCGAACCTGTTCCCGGACAAGGTGCGCGCGATGACCCTTGACGGCACCCTCGACCTCGTCGCGAACGCCACCGGGAAACCCGGCCAGGAGAAGCAGCCGGTGGACGTCCGCGCCGACGTCGCCGGGGCGCAGCAGCTCGAGCTGGACCAGTTCTTCGCCGCGTGCGCCGCGGCCGGGCCGAAGTGCGCGTTCTCCGCGGGCGACCCGAAGCAGCGGTTCGCCGGGATCTTCTCCCGCGCTTCCCACGGGCCGGGCGTGGGTTCGCTGATGCGGACGGTCGACAGCGCGCTGTACCAGTCGGGCCGGTGGAAGCGGCTGGCCCAGACGCTGGCGGCGATGCCGGCGGATCCGGGTCCCGCGGCGCCGGTCCTGGACCCGTACGTGCCGACGCACTCCCCCGGGTTCCTGGCCGTCCAGTGCGTCGACAGCGACAACCCTTCGTCGGTCGCCGACTACACCTCGCTGGCCGCTCGCGAGAGCGCGCGTCAGCCGTATTTCGGGCTGGGGCCGGTGTTTTCGATGGCCCAGTGCGTGGGCTGGCCGGCGCACGACGCCGACCGCTACCCCGGGCCGTGGAACCGGCCGCGGAAGAACCCGGTCCTGGTCCTGAACAACCGCTTCGACCCGGCCACCCCGCTGCACAACGCGGAGGCGACAGCGGCGGAACTGGGCGACGGCCGGGTGCTCGTCGTCGAGGGGTACGGCCACACGTCGCTCGACGCACCCAGCGCGTGCGCTTCGGCGGCGGTGGTGCGGTACCTGACGGAACTGGCGGCGCCGGCCGAGGGGACCACGTGCGCGCCGGACGTGGTCCCGTTCTCGTGA
- a CDS encoding anti-sigma factor has protein sequence MSEDPFATFDAAYVLGALAPEDRQRFEEHLRTCDRCAASVRELAGLPGLLARVDTPAVVPDPGPPPPDLLPAVLARVRRGRRIRLAVTSVSAALAVSACVALAVVASWPAPAPPPSIAMTALGQFPVRADARLDAFEWGTQVDMSCSYTGGRSGGDYVLVAISRTGTETQLATWKAVPDNTARIVIGTALRRSDLAALEVRGGSGRALLRLTL, from the coding sequence GTGAGCGAAGACCCGTTCGCGACGTTCGACGCCGCGTACGTGCTGGGAGCGCTGGCTCCCGAGGACCGCCAGCGCTTCGAGGAGCACCTGCGCACGTGCGACCGCTGCGCGGCGTCGGTCCGCGAGCTGGCGGGGCTGCCGGGGCTGCTGGCCAGGGTCGACACCCCGGCGGTCGTGCCCGATCCCGGGCCGCCCCCGCCGGACCTGCTGCCCGCGGTGCTCGCCCGGGTCCGCCGCGGCCGCCGGATCCGCCTCGCGGTGACGTCGGTGTCGGCGGCGCTGGCGGTGTCGGCGTGCGTGGCGCTGGCGGTGGTGGCGTCGTGGCCCGCGCCGGCCCCGCCCCCGTCGATCGCGATGACGGCGCTGGGCCAGTTCCCGGTCCGCGCCGACGCCCGCCTGGACGCGTTCGAGTGGGGCACGCAGGTCGACATGTCGTGCAGCTACACGGGCGGCCGCAGCGGCGGGGACTACGTGCTGGTGGCGATCTCCCGCACGGGCACGGAGACGCAGCTGGCGACGTGGAAGGCGGTCCCGGACAACACGGCCCGCATCGTGATCGGGACGGCCCTGCGGCGCTCGGACCTGGCGGCGCTCGAGGTGCGCGGGGGGAGCGGGCGGGCCCTGCTGCGGCTGACGCTGTGA
- a CDS encoding serine hydrolase domain-containing protein: MESLRLIDEWPVDNAATAVVSADGTVAGRHGDTARKFRLASVSKPLTAYAALIAIEEGVVELDTPAGPEGSTVRHLLAHTSGLAFDAHKAMAEPGTRRLYSNAGFEQLADALAEHSGIPFAQYQAEALFAPLGMTSTTLTGSPASGAESTVDDLAAFAAELQAPKLLDPATVAGATNVVFPGLSGVLPGFGHQKPNDWGLGFEIRDHKSPHWTGANSSPRTFGHFGQSGTFLWVDPDAGAACVALTDRAFGPWAAEVWPRYTDAVLAELSA, encoded by the coding sequence ATGGAGAGCCTGCGCCTGATCGACGAGTGGCCGGTGGACAACGCCGCGACGGCCGTGGTGTCCGCCGACGGGACCGTCGCGGGCCGCCACGGCGACACCGCCCGGAAGTTCCGGCTGGCCTCGGTCAGCAAGCCGCTGACCGCCTACGCCGCGCTGATCGCGATCGAAGAGGGCGTCGTCGAGCTCGACACCCCGGCCGGGCCCGAAGGCTCGACCGTGCGGCACCTGCTGGCCCACACCTCCGGGCTCGCGTTCGACGCGCACAAGGCGATGGCCGAGCCGGGCACGCGGCGGCTCTACTCCAACGCCGGGTTCGAGCAGCTGGCCGACGCGCTCGCCGAGCACTCCGGCATCCCCTTCGCGCAGTACCAGGCCGAAGCGCTGTTCGCCCCGCTCGGCATGACTTCGACCACGCTGACGGGTTCGCCCGCCTCCGGCGCGGAATCCACTGTGGACGACCTGGCGGCCTTCGCCGCCGAACTGCAGGCGCCCAAGCTGCTCGACCCCGCGACCGTGGCCGGGGCCACGAACGTCGTCTTCCCCGGCCTGTCCGGCGTGCTGCCCGGGTTCGGGCACCAGAAGCCCAACGACTGGGGCCTCGGCTTCGAGATCCGCGACCACAAGAGCCCGCACTGGACCGGCGCGAACAGCTCGCCGCGCACCTTCGGGCACTTCGGCCAGTCGGGTACGTTCCTCTGGGTCGACCCCGACGCGGGCGCGGCCTGCGTGGCGCTGACCGACCGCGCGTTCGGCCCGTGGGCCGCCGAGGTCTGGCCGCGCTACACCGACGCCGTGCTGGCGGAATTGAGCGCGTGA
- a CDS encoding ubiquinol-cytochrome c reductase iron-sulfur subunit has translation MTAELHSRRTVLTTGAAVAGAAVGAVALTACGSSDDAKSGTAQAPIAAGTPLVALADVPVGEAKAAKAPDGSDVIVARPSESACAAFSAICTHQGCTVTPKGADLVCPCHGSVFNALTGEVKQGPANKPLPSVPVKVENGKVVTG, from the coding sequence ATGACTGCCGAACTGCACTCCCGCCGCACCGTCCTCACCACGGGTGCCGCCGTCGCCGGTGCCGCCGTCGGCGCCGTCGCGCTCACCGCCTGCGGCTCCTCCGACGACGCCAAGTCCGGCACCGCGCAGGCCCCGATCGCCGCCGGGACGCCACTGGTCGCGCTCGCCGACGTCCCGGTCGGGGAGGCGAAGGCCGCCAAGGCCCCGGACGGCTCCGACGTGATCGTGGCCCGGCCGTCCGAGTCGGCCTGCGCCGCGTTCAGCGCGATCTGCACGCACCAGGGCTGCACCGTCACCCCCAAGGGCGCCGATCTGGTCTGCCCCTGCCACGGCTCGGTCTTCAACGCGCTGACCGGCGAGGTCAAGCAGGGCCCGGCGAACAAGCCGCTGCCCAGCGTGCCGGTGAAGGTGGAGAACGGGAAGGTCGTGACCGGCTGA
- a CDS encoding endonuclease/exonuclease/phosphatase family protein has product MKRIAAGLSIAALAALFVPATADAGFGTDVRFATFNASLNRATAGQLVTDLSTPGNAQAQEVAEVVQRNRADVQLINEFDYVPGNAAADLFRKNYLAVGRHGAKPIDYPYAYTAPVNTGVPTGFDLDRSGTVGGGNDAQGFGAFEGQYGLLVLSKYPIDLAHVRTFQHFLWRDMPGALLPDDPATPAPHDWYSPAELAVLRLSSKSHWDLPLKIGRSTVHFLVSHPTPPSFDGPEDRNGTRNNDEIRFWADYVTPGQGRYIHDDRGRRGGLTADERFVVAGDNNSDPLDGDSVPGAIDQLLGARRVLETHPGSRGAVLAAQAQGGTNATQKSDPFFDTGDFNDVAPGNLRTDYVLPSKGLRPGHAEVFWPVPADPLARLNDASDHHLVRVDVFVPLR; this is encoded by the coding sequence GTGAAACGCATCGCCGCCGGGCTGTCGATCGCCGCCCTCGCCGCGCTCTTCGTCCCCGCGACCGCCGACGCCGGCTTCGGCACCGACGTCCGCTTCGCCACCTTCAACGCCTCGCTGAACCGCGCCACTGCCGGCCAGCTCGTCACCGACCTCTCGACGCCGGGCAACGCCCAGGCGCAGGAGGTCGCCGAGGTTGTCCAGCGCAACCGCGCCGACGTCCAGCTGATCAACGAGTTCGACTACGTGCCCGGCAACGCCGCCGCCGACCTGTTCCGGAAGAACTACCTGGCCGTCGGCCGGCACGGCGCGAAGCCCATCGACTACCCGTACGCCTACACCGCGCCGGTCAACACGGGCGTGCCGACCGGCTTCGACCTCGACCGCAGCGGTACCGTCGGCGGCGGCAACGACGCACAGGGCTTCGGCGCCTTCGAGGGCCAGTACGGGCTGCTCGTGCTGTCGAAGTACCCGATCGACCTCGCGCACGTCCGGACGTTCCAGCACTTCCTGTGGCGGGACATGCCCGGCGCCCTGCTGCCCGACGACCCGGCCACGCCGGCGCCGCACGACTGGTACAGCCCCGCCGAGCTGGCGGTCCTGCGGCTGTCCTCGAAGTCGCACTGGGACCTGCCGCTGAAGATCGGGCGGTCCACCGTGCACTTCCTGGTCTCGCACCCGACGCCGCCGAGCTTCGACGGCCCGGAGGACCGCAACGGCACCCGCAACAACGACGAGATCCGCTTCTGGGCCGACTACGTGACGCCGGGGCAGGGCCGCTACATCCACGACGACCGCGGCCGCCGCGGCGGGCTCACCGCCGACGAGCGCTTCGTCGTGGCCGGCGACAACAACTCCGACCCCCTCGACGGCGACAGCGTTCCCGGCGCCATCGACCAGCTGCTCGGCGCGCGCCGGGTGCTCGAGACGCACCCCGGCAGCCGCGGCGCGGTGCTCGCCGCCCAGGCCCAGGGCGGCACCAACGCGACCCAGAAGAGCGACCCGTTCTTCGACACCGGCGACTTCAACGACGTCGCCCCGGGCAACCTGCGGACCGACTACGTGCTGCCGTCGAAGGGCCTGCGGCCCGGGCACGCGGAGGTGTTCTGGCCGGTGCCGGCCGACCCGCTGGCCCGGCTGAACGACGCCTCCGACCACCACTTGGTCCGCGTGGACGTCTTCGTGCCACTACGGTGA
- a CDS encoding HPr family phosphocarrier protein, producing MPEKRVAVASKVGLHARPAALVAKAAAAQPVAVQIAKAGGSPVAAGSVLNLMTLAAGYGDEVIISAEGEGAEAAVEAVAELVATDLDA from the coding sequence ATGCCGGAGAAACGCGTCGCCGTGGCGAGCAAGGTGGGCCTGCACGCCAGGCCGGCCGCGCTGGTGGCGAAGGCGGCCGCGGCGCAACCCGTCGCGGTGCAGATCGCCAAGGCCGGCGGGAGCCCGGTGGCCGCCGGCAGCGTGCTCAACCTGATGACGCTCGCCGCCGGGTACGGCGACGAGGTCATCATCAGCGCCGAGGGCGAGGGTGCCGAAGCGGCCGTGGAAGCGGTCGCGGAGCTCGTCGCCACCGACCTCGACGCCTGA
- a CDS encoding PTS glucose transporter subunit IIA, whose protein sequence is MSLEVLSPVAGRVVPITEVPDPVFAQAMVGPGIAVQPSGGRSDAVAPVDGTVATLHPHAYVIATEDGKAVLVHLGIDTVKEKGEGFTLHVVKGEQVRAGQPVVSWDPEAVTAAGYSAIVPVVALDASADVLSALDAERDVEAGGKLFAWDA, encoded by the coding sequence GTGAGCCTCGAGGTCCTCAGCCCGGTCGCCGGGCGCGTGGTGCCGATCACCGAGGTCCCCGACCCGGTGTTCGCGCAGGCCATGGTGGGCCCCGGCATCGCGGTGCAGCCCTCGGGCGGGCGTTCGGACGCGGTCGCGCCGGTCGACGGCACGGTCGCCACGTTGCACCCGCACGCCTACGTCATCGCCACCGAGGACGGCAAGGCCGTGCTGGTCCACCTCGGCATCGACACGGTCAAGGAGAAGGGCGAGGGCTTCACGCTGCACGTCGTCAAGGGCGAGCAGGTGCGGGCCGGCCAGCCGGTCGTCAGCTGGGACCCGGAGGCGGTGACCGCCGCGGGCTACTCGGCGATCGTCCCGGTCGTCGCACTGGACGCGTCGGCGGACGTGCTGTCCGCTTTGGACGCCGAGCGCGACGTCGAGGCGGGCGGGAAGCTGTTCGCCTGGGACGCTTGA
- a CDS encoding PTS transporter subunit EIIC: MSSTTAEGAKKSGSGLAGLQRFGRSLMLPIAVLPAAGILLRFGQDDMLGKDGLGWNKVASVLGAAGGTLFNWLPLLFAVGIAVGFAKKGDGSTAVAAVVGFFVFSSVVQVFAPLADLPKYTAGVTELQPIKWPYSVLAGVVVGVVAALLWQKYHRIKLPAYLAFFGGRRFVPIITAGVMVILGVLFGLVFHWVNSGIEAAGDAVTAAPVVGGGIYGALNRLLIPVGLHQLLNVPVWFIFDGGDINNFVAGKMSAGAFTTGFFPIFMFALPAAALAIWQTARPAQKKVVGGVMIAGALTSFLTGVTEPIEFSFMFVAWPLYLFHAIMTGTSLAICNALGIHQSFNFSAGAIDYLLNFGAPAAQKPWLLIPIGLVYAVIYYFVFRFAIVKFNLRTPGREDDSIEADLDRTAAA, translated from the coding sequence ATGAGCTCCACCACCGCGGAGGGGGCGAAGAAGAGCGGCAGCGGTCTCGCCGGTCTTCAGCGCTTCGGCCGTAGCCTCATGCTCCCCATCGCCGTGCTCCCGGCGGCGGGCATCCTGCTCCGGTTCGGGCAGGACGACATGCTCGGCAAGGACGGCCTCGGCTGGAACAAGGTCGCTTCGGTGCTGGGCGCCGCGGGCGGCACGCTGTTCAACTGGCTGCCGCTGCTGTTCGCGGTCGGCATCGCGGTCGGCTTCGCCAAGAAGGGCGACGGCTCCACGGCCGTCGCGGCGGTCGTCGGCTTCTTCGTCTTCAGCTCCGTCGTCCAGGTGTTCGCCCCGCTGGCGGACCTGCCGAAGTACACGGCCGGGGTCACCGAGCTCCAGCCGATCAAGTGGCCGTACTCGGTGCTCGCGGGTGTCGTGGTCGGCGTCGTGGCGGCGCTGCTGTGGCAGAAGTACCACCGCATCAAGCTGCCCGCCTACCTGGCGTTCTTCGGCGGCCGCCGGTTCGTCCCGATCATCACCGCGGGCGTCATGGTGATCCTCGGCGTGCTCTTCGGCCTGGTCTTCCACTGGGTCAACAGCGGCATCGAGGCCGCCGGTGACGCGGTCACCGCCGCCCCGGTCGTCGGTGGCGGCATCTACGGCGCGCTGAACCGGCTGCTCATCCCGGTCGGTCTGCACCAGCTGCTGAACGTCCCGGTCTGGTTCATCTTCGACGGCGGCGACATCAACAACTTCGTCGCGGGCAAGATGTCGGCCGGTGCGTTCACCACGGGCTTCTTCCCGATCTTCATGTTCGCGCTGCCCGCCGCGGCGCTGGCGATCTGGCAGACGGCCCGCCCGGCGCAGAAGAAGGTCGTCGGCGGTGTGATGATCGCCGGCGCGCTGACCTCGTTCCTCACCGGTGTCACCGAGCCGATCGAGTTCTCGTTCATGTTCGTCGCGTGGCCGCTGTACCTGTTCCACGCGATCATGACCGGCACCTCGCTGGCGATCTGCAACGCGCTGGGCATCCACCAGAGCTTCAACTTCTCGGCCGGCGCGATCGACTACCTGCTCAACTTCGGCGCCCCGGCGGCGCAGAAGCCGTGGCTGCTCATCCCGATCGGCCTCGTCTACGCGGTGATCTACTACTTCGTGTTCCGGTTCGCGATCGTCAAGTTCAACCTGCGCACCCCCGGCCGCGAGGACGACTCGATCGAGGCCGACCTCGACCGGACCGCCGCCGCGTAA
- a CDS encoding sigma-70 family RNA polymerase sigma factor has product MGEVAEEALMRALHEEHAAALWSYALHLTSGDRIRAEDVVQETLLRAWRSTAVLDQSQGSARAWLFTVARRIAIDGWRSASARSEVVTDEPPELAVADGTDRAVQGWLVAEALAELSERHREVLLLCYFQGYSVADAALRLGVAEGTVKSRTHYALRALRLVLEERGVTQ; this is encoded by the coding sequence GTGGGAGAAGTCGCCGAAGAAGCGCTGATGCGCGCGCTGCACGAGGAACACGCGGCCGCGCTGTGGTCCTACGCGCTCCACCTGACCTCCGGCGACCGGATCCGCGCCGAGGACGTCGTCCAGGAGACGCTGCTGCGCGCCTGGCGCTCGACGGCGGTGCTGGACCAGTCGCAGGGCTCGGCCCGCGCGTGGCTGTTCACGGTGGCGCGGCGGATCGCGATCGACGGCTGGCGCTCGGCGTCGGCCCGGTCGGAGGTGGTGACGGATGAGCCGCCGGAGCTCGCCGTCGCCGACGGGACGGACCGCGCGGTCCAGGGCTGGCTCGTGGCGGAGGCGCTCGCGGAGCTGTCCGAACGGCACCGCGAGGTCCTGCTGCTGTGTTACTTCCAGGGCTATTCCGTAGCGGACGCCGCACTGCGCCTGGGTGTGGCCGAAGGAACGGTGAAGTCGCGCACGCACTACGCGTTGCGCGCGTTGCGGCTGGTGCTCGAGGAGAGGGGGGTGACCCAGTGA
- a CDS encoding TetR/AcrR family transcriptional regulator has product MAKSEETRSLIVTTAMRLFTENGYDRTTMRAIAAEAGVSVGNAYYYFSSKEQLIQGFYDEIARQHLAKARPLLDAEPAFAARLRAVLLCWLDVAEPYHRFGTQFFVNAADPESPLSPFSDDSSAAREASIGLMREVVDGSDVKLDPELREQLPELLWLYQMGVVLFWVHDRSAGTKRSRMLVERSVPLLARVAALSRLRIFRPVSREIVELIQDLARRD; this is encoded by the coding sequence GTGGCCAAGAGCGAGGAAACGCGGTCCCTGATCGTCACGACCGCGATGCGGCTGTTCACCGAGAACGGCTACGACCGCACGACGATGCGCGCGATCGCCGCCGAGGCGGGCGTCTCCGTCGGGAACGCGTACTACTACTTCTCGTCGAAGGAACAGCTGATCCAGGGCTTCTACGACGAGATCGCGCGGCAGCACCTGGCGAAGGCCCGCCCTCTGCTGGACGCCGAACCGGCCTTCGCGGCCCGCCTGCGCGCGGTGCTGCTCTGCTGGCTCGACGTCGCCGAGCCCTACCACCGCTTCGGCACCCAGTTCTTCGTCAACGCGGCCGACCCCGAGTCGCCGCTGAGCCCCTTCAGCGACGACTCGTCGGCCGCGAGGGAGGCGTCGATCGGCCTGATGCGCGAGGTCGTCGACGGTTCGGACGTCAAGCTGGACCCGGAGTTGCGGGAGCAGCTGCCGGAGTTGCTGTGGCTCTACCAGATGGGCGTGGTGCTGTTCTGGGTCCACGACCGGTCGGCGGGGACCAAGCGCAGCCGGATGCTGGTGGAGCGGAGCGTGCCACTGCTGGCGCGGGTGGCGGCGTTGTCGCGGCTGCGGATCTTCCGGCCGGTGAGCCGCGAGATCGTGGAGCTGATCCAGGACCTGGCACGGCGGGACTGA
- a CDS encoding glucose PTS transporter subunit EIIB: MADDRPEKILAALGGAGNLTEVEGCITRLRCEVEDMSLVDEAALKKAGAMGVVKMGSSALQVIVGPEADTIASDIEDLL; this comes from the coding sequence ATGGCGGATGACAGGCCCGAAAAGATCCTCGCGGCACTCGGCGGCGCGGGCAATCTCACCGAGGTCGAGGGGTGCATCACGCGGCTGCGTTGCGAGGTCGAGGACATGAGCCTCGTCGACGAAGCGGCGCTGAAGAAGGCCGGCGCGATGGGCGTCGTCAAGATGGGGTCCTCGGCCCTGCAGGTGATCGTCGGGCCGGAGGCGGACACGATCGCCAGCGACATCGAGGACCTGCTGTGA